The Dethiosulfovibrio peptidovorans DSM 11002 genome has a window encoding:
- a CDS encoding HutP family protein, producing MKWTKMFAGEEREQDAAYNGGEMERDSLSDDDDGVEIVARIRFSADGQIGRAALLLASTLTKEDEDSVKRQLLDLGWHSVATEVGGVYGDLPQKITRALVGAALNSGVIQKDQREMHALMHAAFESLDAFIPSGLLEASIGAKIAIVRNDKWISVAVMGDTAYHAVAHHERFGLGVMHI from the coding sequence ATGAAGTGGACGAAAATGTTCGCCGGAGAGGAAAGGGAACAGGATGCCGCCTATAACGGGGGGGAGATGGAGAGAGATAGCCTTTCAGACGATGACGACGGAGTGGAGATAGTAGCCAGGATCCGTTTTAGCGCCGACGGTCAGATAGGCAGAGCCGCCTTGCTATTGGCCTCTACCTTGACGAAGGAAGACGAGGATTCGGTCAAGAGACAGCTTCTCGATCTGGGATGGCATTCCGTAGCAACCGAGGTGGGAGGCGTTTACGGAGACCTTCCCCAGAAGATAACCAGGGCTTTGGTAGGGGCGGCTCTAAACAGCGGTGTTATACAGAAGGACCAGAGGGAGATGCACGCCCTTATGCACGCAGCTTTCGAGTCTTTGGATGCATTCATCCCGTCCGGCCTCCTGGAGGCCAGCATAGGTGCCAAGATAGCCATCGTCAGGAACGATAAGTGGATATCCGTCGCCGTAATGGGGGACACCGCTTATCATGCCGTGGCCCATCACGAGAGGTTCGGCCTGGGAGTCATGCATATCTGA
- the rpmE gene encoding 50S ribosomal protein L31, translated as MKKDIHPNYGPCKVSCACGNTFETQATVDEIKVGVCSVCHPFYTGKKGRILSEAGRLEKFNKKYAGINYGQKEATE; from the coding sequence ATGAAAAAGGACATTCACCCCAACTACGGGCCCTGTAAGGTCTCCTGCGCCTGTGGGAACACCTTCGAGACCCAGGCGACCGTCGACGAGATCAAGGTAGGCGTCTGCTCGGTCTGCCATCCTTTCTACACCGGCAAGAAGGGAAGAATTCTCTCCGAAGCTGGAAGGCTGGAGAAGTTCAACAAGAAATACGCTGGAATCAACTACGGCCAGAAAGAGGCCACCGAGTAA
- a CDS encoding Threonyl/alanyl tRNA synthetase SAD, whose translation MIQRGGRSGVSVRVLRLDNKKGKKASVLIDGDHFLHPEGGGQPGDSGVFSSDNCDGFILNTRKDEDGLCVLDLKLKSGELREGDLLKIERDDVRHSVLSRMHSGEHVLSRIMEDMRPGLSVYKVAVGEERTGIYMRYDGDLDWDFLFEAEDRARGVVRSSLPVETLVLPIEEAKRLDGLKARWDRVSDDSIRVVRIPDFDLIACSGSHVENTSEIGTLFVESFKGSSPEWEVVFSLDSDRDVLYSREMRRLISRANCRYDEVGKIMDRLGEENGSLRKQLAKVQQYVTLPWETRELDGLTFDVLHSIGLPKELVTSSCRKRAEGRPDSIVLALIDDGVGRAIPFMLCVGEDYSFDSKGLLGSDELKVRGGGRGGVLSGQAECRSLDVWLKVCRGFIS comes from the coding sequence ATGATCCAGAGAGGAGGTCGTTCCGGAGTGTCGGTTCGAGTGCTGAGGTTGGATAACAAAAAAGGGAAGAAAGCCAGCGTTCTGATAGATGGGGATCACTTTCTTCACCCCGAGGGAGGCGGACAGCCCGGCGATTCGGGTGTTTTCTCCTCCGACAACTGCGATGGATTCATCTTAAATACCAGAAAGGACGAAGACGGTCTCTGTGTCCTGGATCTAAAGCTTAAGAGCGGGGAGCTTCGGGAGGGGGATCTCCTGAAGATAGAGAGAGACGACGTCAGACATTCCGTCCTATCGAGGATGCACTCGGGGGAGCACGTTCTTTCCCGGATCATGGAGGATATGCGGCCGGGGCTGTCGGTTTACAAGGTCGCTGTAGGCGAGGAACGGACCGGGATCTACATGAGATACGACGGCGATCTGGACTGGGATTTTCTCTTCGAAGCGGAGGATCGGGCCAGAGGGGTCGTAAGGTCGTCCTTGCCGGTGGAGACCTTAGTTCTCCCGATAGAGGAAGCAAAGAGACTGGACGGTCTCAAGGCCCGGTGGGACAGGGTTTCCGACGACTCCATAAGGGTAGTCCGAATACCGGATTTCGACCTGATCGCCTGTTCGGGAAGCCACGTGGAGAACACTTCCGAGATAGGAACCCTGTTCGTCGAGTCCTTCAAGGGCAGTTCTCCCGAGTGGGAGGTCGTGTTTTCCTTGGATTCCGATAGGGATGTCCTGTATTCCAGGGAAATGAGAAGGTTGATCTCTAGGGCGAACTGTCGATACGACGAGGTAGGAAAGATAATGGACCGTCTTGGCGAGGAGAATGGCAGCCTGAGAAAACAGCTCGCCAAGGTTCAACAGTACGTGACCCTTCCGTGGGAGACCAGAGAACTAGATGGACTGACTTTCGATGTGCTTCACTCGATAGGGTTGCCCAAGGAGCTGGTTACCTCTTCCTGTAGAAAGAGGGCGGAAGGCCGTCCCGACTCTATAGTGTTGGCCCTCATCGACGACGGGGTCGGTCGGGCCATCCCCTTTATGCTGTGCGTGGGGGAGGATTACTCCTTCGATTCTAAGGGTTTGCTCGGTTCGGATGAGCTCAAGGTCCGTGGAGGCGGAAGAGGAGGAGTCCTCTCGGGGCAGGCGGAATGTCGGTCTCTGGACGTATGGTTGAAGGTCTGTAGAGGATTTATTTCTTGA